One Vanessa atalanta chromosome 15, ilVanAtal1.2, whole genome shotgun sequence genomic window, TGTACTCAGTGAAGCCTTGGCTTATCATTAAagacgtttaattaaaaaatatatatattttttattgtattttccttctggtaacatttttttcgaAGAGATCTCCTTTCAATGTATAAATcacagttttgttttaattatattccattttatatatcaatttattttatgtcgtaTACGTAGGATGTACCACCTCatgataaatggtcaccaccgctcatagacgtCAGCATTgtagaaatgttaaccattctttTGCATCTAAGATGtcatatctcttgtgcctgtagttgcagtGGCTTActactcatcctttaaaccggagTACAtaaactattgctgtttgggggtagTAATTATGaagagcgggtggtacctacccgaaCAAGGTTTCATAAAGgcatataatcataaataagtatgttacatgtattatacacatataatgcaacaatattaatagtaaCATCACGTAAGCGTTCTTAGTCTAGACAGGTGTCTATGCTATATCAAACTATACTAATTTCAGAGCTCTGTTGCGGGTTAGTTAATATACAAATTGCACATAAAGGTTTCtttgtaatagtttattttaacccTAAACACGAAAtcaatattatacacaaatcGGGGACGTGATTACTCCGTGATACTATCTCGGATTTAAGCATAAATACGTCACGGGACGACGGAAATTTATGATTATTGGACGAATTTATGATTAAAGGAAACCAGTAGATTAATAACGCGTGAAGTAATTAAAAACAGTgacttttgttaataaaataaatatatttttgaaacgattgcaatacttttatttttttcgtggCCTttattggcggacgagcatatgggccccCTGATGGTAATCAACACCGCgtatagacaaaggcactgaaaatattaatcattacttacatcacctatgcgccaccaaccttgggaactaagatgttatgtcccttgtgcctgtgattacattggctcactcacccttcttaccgtaacacaacaatacagattactgttttttggcggtagaatgtctgatgagtgggtgttacctacccaaaCCGGCTTGCAcagagctctaccaccaagtggtaCATTAGgataatatatacattcatGTGGAGAAGCAACTAGGTGTATAGTATATTCTGTGGTAGGGCTTACAATTACATCTGTATAGGTACCGACCAtatatattctactgtcaaacattaaaattagCAACAATGTCTTTGGGTGGCGCTGACCACTTACCGTGTGAATACCGTATAAATGATCAATAATTCACAAAATAgtacatacattatacatatatgtatatatgtagtacTCTTccgtgtaattaataaaattgttaccaaaaaataaatagaataattttaaatttaatttaatttttataatgacgattcaaaagcgcttgcAAGAATTTAGTTATATAGAATGTATATTGGTTTCATttcgttcaataaataaaaatcatctcaAGGACCCAACACTACGATACACTACAAAAAATCCTACAATAATACAATCTGTATATCAATAGGATTCCTTAGATAAATTTCAAGGGATAAGATTTGTTCAGAACCTAGACGGCTGAGCCGCTTGATATTTGTAACTCTTGTTCATTTTACAAAGGATTTAGTAAAGAGAAATGTTATTGAGAACAACACGTTTTAAAAGTcacatatatatagtttatcgtttattttatacaatattttttcgcGCAATGACCACTACAAATGGCCGCCCACTACCGTCACTGCCACaattcattacatagtataaaacaaattcgcttaccgctgtctgttcctatttatgcttagatcttaaaaattacataacggattttgatgcggtttttttaatagatagattgattcaagaggaaggtttatatgtataatacatgctcaAATtattagagaaacactgataatttagaGGTTTCCAAAGTGATACGTTGCAAATGCTGGCTTAATCCTACGAGATaggtcaaaataatgtacaacagtattatacaccttaaaaaagtccgcactggtatatgtctatctcttagggatactcacaataaccattttttatccatGTCCAtgtaatatagatcaatatgaccctttacaccatgtaatttaaatgaatattttcgatgatattacagatttaaaacgcagggacatagtggtttgtattgtctaacgactgaaaaactgtgaacgttgtaagacattctgaagtctatgtatatatatatgaatataatttaacttggcTTGGCTAGTTGACAATATTGCGGGTCGAGTAGCTAGATATCAGGCTACAGATTCCAGATCAGGCTGATACAAAACTCTAGGGTTTTTCTATTGGAAAATTCTCCGGAATCAGAAGCGGGTAAGTAACTGAACATTTTGGTTAAATGGACGTATTTTGACACATATacgattttaataaatgctATTTTCATTTAACCGACGTAATCTATAAACATTGTCCAATGTATTCGCCGGTACTCGACTTCATCGTACCAAAACAATgtgcaatacaataaaaaatttacgCGTGTTTTAAATGCTTAagaaatatttcgtaatattttaaagcattaCCAGTTCGAATTGCATTTCACTGATTTCAATACCttcaatgataaatatataaaaatcagacCGCTGGTAGTAGattcaaaaatgatatatatattgtaccaTAACCTctaaatataatgaatgtatTATTAGTGTTTACTGACAATGCGCCAATGTCAAGTAGTTCCTAATAATAAATCAGGCAGCAGTACAACCTGATTACAGGCAAGctattttatcaaatcaaatttcaaacaaatgaaaatcgCGCAGAGCGAGAAGATTCTAAGTaggttacatatatattttttgaagtctgtttatttattcgtttatgtgcatgtcataaatgagaaatatacttaatagtaaaaaaatattgagtgaGAAACATGGATCAAAATTTGTCCACTAGTAGATCCTAATGAGCAAGGTGTTAGATGTTACCATTTATTTTAACCAATCAAAAGTGTACCTTTAAATATAGACTAAAGCTATCTGACTTTTCTGTATGCCATTTTAATAGTTACAATTTACTAGTACATCATTCCAAATCaattttaagatttacatacatttagcACGCGTTGGCTgtttaaacgtaaaaaaaaaaacagttttttagaTAAAACACAGTCCCAGTTTAGTCatttagtacaaaatataaattaaaacctttatcttatttactattaaaccCTCCTTTATCCTCGTTTATCGCTCTTCCAATTAGTGAAAGCCGAATCAAAATCCCTTGAGTGGTTTAGTAAAAGTTAGTGGAGATACAGACTGAAACAgaaagcgattttgttttacaatactataagtatttataattacacgTATCCAAACCTTCCTCATTTTCGCTCTTCCTATTAgtaaaaaccgtatcaaaatccgttgtgtggTTTAGAAGTTAGTGGGGGTACAGACAGAAGCAGATTGCTACCTTCTATTGaaaggatttttataaattaagaagaAATGGGGGGGATTAATGGTGGGAATTTGACGGGTacctagttattttatataaatgacacgCAATTCAACGATGTCGTTAGTCATTTCTTTGcctcgtaaaaaaaaaaattataatttgattatcgTTAGTCATTGATCGAGTTTaacagtattataaataaattataattaagtaaaattaagatTTCAAAAATCAAACATAAAGTTACACAATAATTTGTAACGTATGTTCaaacaaatttagtaaaaacatctaacaaaataaaatcataatgacAATCGAATACTTCCATCTCTTTCACACCGATAACATACACGTGAAACGTCCAACTAAATATAAcggtataaaacattttagcacagagtaaaaacaaatttgttaaCAGGCAATTTTGAACTCTATTCCCTCTACATAAAAAGGCTTTGTTTGTGTACATCCACATTGAGTATAGTTGTGCAATAAACGAGCATCGGGAAACTTGAAGATAGCTGACAGTCAGTTCGTCGATTTCGTCTGTGGCGTGTTGATATCGGTATTTTTATCAGTGATTCATTTCGATTGTGTTGTTTATAGTTCTCAAACTTGTCACTAaccgaaattattaataatatcgtataaagcgttttatatataaaacttattttcgatttataaacattttgctCAAAATtggtgttatttttgtttatgttgaGGTGCACAAGTGTGTTTGCCATAATTATAAAGTGAAGTGATCGAATATTATATCAtggataataatacaaatatgaataaagataattaCAAGTGCGATAAGATCTTATTGAATGAAGAGTTTTCCGAAGCCCTAAAAAAAACGATACATGAAATTATAACAAGAGTAAAATACGTACATTACAATGTAACTGTTCGAAAAATAACTACGGGTGGTAACAATTTCTTAGGTGAACTATACGAAATAGATATCGACGGCGAAACGAgtgaaacaaaaaatgaaaataatatatttctaaaacgcATTATTCAAAACGATGACTTCAGAATATATTCCATTCCAGAAGTTTATAAGAAGGAagcatttttttacaaagaacTCAGTAAAATATTCAACGAATTACAAGAAAACGTAAACATTCCGGCCGAGGATAGATTCAAAATGGTCAAAAGTTATGAAGAAACAAACGATGAAGTTATAATACTTGAAAACTTAACTAAAAAGAACTTTAAAACAATGTTCAGAATGGATGTAATGTCTATTGAATTTGCAAAGTTATCTATAGAACAATTGGCCAAGTTCCACGGATTATCATTCGCTTTACAAAAAAAGAGACCAGAATATTTTGAAACGAAGATTAAAACGATAAAACAATCGATGGTATATGATGACTATTGGAACGAATTTGTTACGAAAATGTGTGAACTTTCCGTTTCTAAATTGAATGATGTCacgaaagaaaaaatatcaaaatttttcgAGTATTCTCTAGACAAATATCCCAAATATATGAACGGACTGCATTCACAAATCAAATGCCTCTGTCATGgagattataaaatgaataatataatatttaaagaagaagtaagtaaatattcaattattaatgtttataattatcctATTGAGTGATCCGTTATCGGTCATACCAATCATTAGAGACTAATCAATAGGATATATTGTCAGTGGAAAGGAAGTAAAGCTTAAGCGCCATAATAGTACCTTTGGGAAATGAggttttatgtttttagtttatatcTCATTTTCCAAAGTACCGAGTTGacgttttagtattttttcctATCGATTATCGGTATGTTTTATCGTGctcaagtgtgtgcgcaaacactgGTTGTACTCTTTACTGTGTCATAAATAAAGTCATTTTCTATTTCCTATACAAAATAATCCGAAGGGAAGTCAATCCATCACGATTTGTTTCAATCCGTTCTTTGGAGTGCATGCAATCTCAACATTCACATTGAgctacaacataaaaaaactcatttttattGGTCCAGCCCATTTGAACCTAGGAACTCAGTGTGTTCAGTTTTATTCACTAACCACTATACTAGCGCGGCAGTCTGTTAAAATATTGAACACTAAGAACAGAACCGAACCgaaactttaagaaaaaaaatatttaatacgacaAAGTCTTAAATGGTTAAGTATATAGGTACATTTCAAATCATGTCATCATAATATAGTATCATGTCACACGCCGTAAGCAATTAACTCCTCTATTTTCAAGAAATCAGACGCGCATTATTTGGAGcagaaattaaaaacatgcattcttccttatacattttataatattaaggtgATTTTGAATTGTTTTGGTGTTTTCTTGTTATACCTTCAAAGTAGGGTACAAGATAAATACACGCGAAAGTTCTATGGTTTATGGTGGGATTCAACTACAAATTCTTCAGCCAAAAACGTCTTGTATCCATTGTGTCATCACTTATCGCgatttctatacatataataaaatttaagtgtctgcttgtaataataaaataacccatttttactaaatgtatacacggtacatataccaaaataacattttttacaatttttatctctctgtctgtttgttccggctaatctatgGAACGgttgaaccgatttcgacgagacttttactggcagatagcggatgtaataaggagtaacttagtaacttttattttagaattatatatacaaatacacaaataacttaaattattacaatatacaaataacttaaattcaaacaacgcgcacaaagtcgcgggcacaactagtatttaatagaaatattttactcGTCCATATCATAACTTGAACGATAACGAATGAGAGATAAAAATGATATCAATTTTCCCTCCCATTTTCTACCTTCACGTTCTCGTCTCCTGATTGATAGTCGATCAGTACAAACTTCGATGACGCCAGAACGACATAGCTCGTTTAAGCTGAACAACTGTTTTAAGATAGTGAGTTTTACGACGTCAGTAATAAAAGTCGTCAGAATT contains:
- the LOC125069202 gene encoding uncharacterized protein LOC125069202; this translates as MDNNTNMNKDNYKCDKILLNEEFSEALKKTIHEIITRVKYVHYNVTVRKITTGGNNFLGELYEIDIDGETSETKNENNIFLKRIIQNDDFRIYSIPEVYKKEAFFYKELSKIFNELQENVNIPAEDRFKMVKSYEETNDEVIILENLTKKNFKTMFRMDVMSIEFAKLSIEQLAKFHGLSFALQKKRPEYFETKIKTIKQSMVYDDYWNEFVTKMCELSVSKLNDVTKEKISKFFEYSLDKYPKYMNGLHSQIKCLCHGDYKMNNIIFKEEDGKITEAIPIDFQQIYFGCPVIDLIYFIYAASDRDFRKQHLYHLKDLYYETLTRFLNYFAIDVSTVCPRDEFEECFKHSLDYALMYTLYMLQMFFVTDDIPDISKDELLEMKIQVDDRFYDRMQGIVDDFIDLGVL